The Cohnella abietis genome has a segment encoding these proteins:
- a CDS encoding AraC family transcriptional regulator, with amino-acid sequence MNDFDPIRLLKNLFFTSIHIYHYRANADNVLSKKTLHTYALCSVTNGNGVISINGVVYQAGQGDLFLLLPGMIVEGKSYSADPIQYTVILFSCIQLDKQLTGWRAIPPLFPTIGKPTLTSGTSSIKELIDPLLDLNKNKRVHDKITLKYTLSRLLLIVMKDWNTHEYKPEEVGMEHTLAYMNENYMKDIKIAQLAKMAGFSKNHFTKRFKSQMNMTPTEYFLMQRMAKAKQLLFSSDKIKEVAQQVGYKDEHYFSRVFKKSEGVAPTFYMKDKCHRIATLYYGLDDHLITLGLEPIAALSYAERVSHTYPIPDLSEHSRQDLKFDGLTRNYYDKLIKIKPDLIITSDRMVPDDTLNQIAPTAVLKHSNHYGHTLEHLAKILGREQQATMWMNKYAECKETLKKKINRRWGKQTAYFIRVSPSFYRVYGRMNQTGYLLYDDLGLSLPRDYPTNQWAVDIQLEDLLLYNADHIFLMADPTKGSRQRLQDLLHSEQWATLNAVRDHHVYDASDLLFKTLGSTGRM; translated from the coding sequence ATGAATGACTTCGATCCTATTCGCCTACTTAAAAATTTGTTTTTCACCTCCATCCACATCTACCATTATCGAGCCAACGCTGACAATGTGTTGAGCAAGAAAACACTCCATACCTATGCGCTATGTAGTGTGACCAATGGCAATGGTGTGATTTCAATAAACGGAGTTGTTTACCAAGCTGGGCAAGGGGACTTATTTTTGCTGCTTCCAGGGATGATCGTAGAGGGCAAATCATATTCTGCAGACCCTATTCAATACACCGTTATCCTATTTTCCTGTATTCAGTTAGACAAGCAATTAACAGGGTGGCGGGCCATCCCTCCCCTTTTTCCTACCATAGGTAAACCAACCCTTACTTCCGGCACCTCTTCCATTAAGGAACTGATAGATCCGCTATTAGATCTCAATAAGAATAAGCGAGTACACGATAAAATCACGCTGAAGTATACACTCTCCAGATTGTTGCTCATCGTCATGAAGGACTGGAATACCCACGAATATAAGCCTGAAGAAGTCGGAATGGAGCATACCCTTGCTTATATGAACGAAAATTACATGAAAGATATTAAGATTGCTCAATTAGCCAAGATGGCTGGCTTTAGCAAAAATCATTTTACAAAAAGATTTAAATCTCAGATGAACATGACGCCCACCGAATATTTTCTAATGCAACGTATGGCAAAAGCCAAGCAGCTATTGTTTTCCTCTGACAAAATCAAGGAAGTCGCTCAACAAGTGGGCTATAAGGATGAACATTATTTCAGCCGGGTTTTCAAAAAATCCGAGGGCGTAGCACCCACTTTTTATATGAAAGATAAATGCCATCGTATTGCTACCTTATACTACGGACTAGACGATCATTTAATTACCCTGGGTCTAGAGCCTATTGCCGCCCTTTCCTATGCCGAGAGGGTATCACATACTTACCCTATACCCGATCTTAGCGAGCATAGTCGACAAGATTTGAAGTTCGACGGTCTAACCCGAAATTATTATGATAAGCTGATCAAAATAAAACCAGATCTCATCATTACAAGCGACCGTATGGTACCTGATGACACCTTAAATCAAATTGCACCTACTGCCGTACTTAAGCATTCCAACCACTACGGTCACACTCTGGAGCATTTGGCGAAAATATTGGGTAGAGAGCAGCAAGCGACAATGTGGATGAACAAGTATGCGGAGTGCAAGGAAACGCTGAAGAAGAAAATTAATAGGCGTTGGGGGAAGCAAACTGCCTATTTTATCAGAGTCAGTCCGAGCTTTTACCGAGTATATGGAAGAATGAATCAAACAGGCTATCTCCTTTATGATGATCTTGGCTTAAGCCTCCCAAGGGATTATCCTACGAATCAGTGGGCTGTGGATATTCAACTCGAGGACTTACTACTATATAATGCGGATCACATTTTTCTAATGGCCGATCCAACGAAAGGTTCAAGACAACGGCTGCAAGATCTACTGCACTCTGAACAATGGGCTACATTAAATGCAGTTCGAGACCATCATGTCTATGACGCAAGCGATCTATTATTCAAAACGTTGGGCTCAACGGGGAGAATGTAG
- the tnpC gene encoding IS66 family transposase, protein MLTPQQVNTICKGDQEIAGYFNALLTVIDKQEKQIEKLEKRVHELERQLGQNSNNSSKPPSSDGFRKPTNLRQPGGKKGAPKGHDGHTLRFSADPDEIVVHSVSSCSNCASSLASVPATRYIKRQVFDLPLPRLVVTEHRAEEKCCPTCRTRQSAAFPTRVNAPVQYGDSFTAWTAYLNVYQLLPLDRISRLFADLTGQRPSEMSLITQLSTMADVALRMEPAIREQLVKQPVLHADETGMRTTGKKQWLHTLSDDQWTLLSLTEKRCGQTLVDMGVLPVYDGVLVHDCCLAYFKPVFKFSHALCNAHLLRECQGIAEHDRHRWATQMKELLQRSWVLAKESRAAGVALTEEVLTEIDVRYDAILALGKTEWVKDAVRAKTGPKGRKCKSKAANQGQRFEQHKVSILRFLRDARIPFDNNQAERDIRMSKVKQKISGCFRTNEGGQRFASIRGFISTLLKQQLPLHASLVSALRGQFRFSTT, encoded by the coding sequence ATGCTAACGCCGCAACAAGTGAACACGATTTGCAAAGGAGATCAGGAGATTGCGGGTTACTTCAACGCGCTTCTCACCGTGATAGATAAGCAAGAAAAACAAATTGAGAAACTCGAGAAACGGGTTCATGAATTAGAACGCCAACTCGGTCAGAATAGTAACAACAGTAGTAAACCGCCTTCGAGCGATGGATTCCGAAAACCGACCAATCTACGTCAACCCGGCGGTAAAAAGGGGGCGCCTAAAGGGCATGACGGACATACGCTTCGCTTTAGCGCCGACCCAGATGAGATTGTCGTCCATTCGGTTTCCTCTTGTTCGAATTGCGCTTCCTCATTAGCGTCCGTGCCGGCTACGCGCTATATTAAACGGCAAGTATTCGATTTACCGCTACCTCGTTTGGTTGTTACTGAACATCGTGCGGAAGAGAAATGTTGCCCTACATGCCGGACGCGTCAATCTGCAGCTTTTCCGACACGCGTCAACGCGCCCGTTCAGTACGGAGATAGTTTTACGGCTTGGACGGCGTATTTGAACGTGTACCAGCTCTTGCCGTTAGATCGCATTTCGCGGTTGTTTGCTGATTTGACAGGACAGCGTCCTAGCGAAATGAGTTTGATCACGCAATTGAGCACGATGGCGGACGTTGCGTTGCGAATGGAGCCTGCCATTCGTGAACAATTGGTGAAGCAACCGGTTTTGCACGCCGATGAAACGGGGATGCGTACAACCGGCAAAAAACAATGGCTCCACACACTCTCCGATGACCAATGGACGCTACTCTCATTGACGGAGAAACGGTGCGGGCAGACTTTGGTAGACATGGGCGTACTTCCTGTTTATGATGGCGTGCTCGTGCATGATTGCTGCTTGGCGTACTTCAAACCGGTGTTTAAGTTTTCTCACGCACTGTGCAACGCGCATTTGCTTCGAGAGTGCCAAGGCATTGCGGAGCACGACCGCCACAGATGGGCGACCCAGATGAAGGAGTTACTCCAACGAAGCTGGGTGCTGGCTAAAGAGTCTCGCGCGGCTGGCGTCGCTTTGACGGAAGAAGTCCTCACCGAAATCGATGTGCGCTACGACGCCATTCTGGCACTTGGGAAAACCGAGTGGGTAAAAGATGCCGTTCGCGCCAAAACGGGGCCAAAAGGGCGAAAATGCAAAAGCAAAGCAGCCAATCAGGGACAGCGATTCGAACAGCACAAGGTGTCGATTCTTCGCTTTCTTCGAGATGCCCGAATACCGTTTGACAACAACCAGGCTGAACGCGACATCCGCATGTCCAAGGTGAAGCAAAAAATATCCGGCTGCTTCCGTACCAACGAAGGCGGACAACGCTTTGCCAGCATACGCGGGTTTATTTCCACACTTCTAAAACAGCAACTTCCCCTACATGCTTCGCTCGTATCTGCACTCCGCGGACAATTCCGATTTAGCACGACCTAA
- a CDS encoding SDR family NAD(P)-dependent oxidoreductase codes for MKYTVVTGASSGIGYETALAFAARGKNLIIAARRKEQLEELKSEITRISPDVDVVIRTTDLSVSENAYKLYEGLQGFQIETWINNAGFGNFASAAQQDLDKISAMLHLNIESLTILSSLFVRDYSNVEGTQLINVSSGGGYTIVGNAITYCATKFYVSAFTEGLSHELNSQSAHMRVKVLAPAATETEFAKRSFDISEFEYLGTVPKFHTAKEMAGFMLDLYDSDRVVGIVNGLTYEFQLRDTIFNYVASTR; via the coding sequence ATGAAATATACTGTAGTTACAGGCGCCAGTTCAGGTATAGGTTATGAAACCGCTCTAGCTTTTGCTGCTCGCGGCAAAAACCTAATTATTGCAGCCCGCAGAAAGGAACAGCTGGAGGAATTAAAGTCTGAAATCACTCGTATCTCCCCCGATGTAGATGTCGTCATTCGAACGACTGACTTATCCGTTTCCGAGAATGCTTATAAGCTTTATGAAGGTCTACAAGGGTTCCAAATCGAAACTTGGATCAACAATGCGGGATTTGGCAACTTTGCTTCAGCCGCCCAGCAAGATTTAGATAAAATATCTGCAATGCTGCATCTGAACATTGAATCGTTGACGATACTTTCCTCTCTTTTCGTTCGTGATTACTCCAATGTTGAAGGAACACAATTAATCAACGTTTCATCCGGTGGCGGCTATACGATTGTGGGAAATGCCATTACGTATTGCGCAACTAAGTTCTATGTGAGTGCCTTTACTGAAGGACTCTCTCATGAATTGAACAGTCAAAGCGCACATATGCGGGTTAAAGTGTTGGCACCTGCCGCAACAGAAACAGAATTCGCGAAGCGATCTTTCGATATCTCGGAATTCGAATATCTCGGTACTGTGCCGAAGTTCCATACCGCGAAGGAAATGGCTGGATTCATGCTTGACCTATATGACAGCGACCGCGTTGTAGGAATCGTGAATGGTTTAACGTACGAGTTTCAATTGAGAGATACCATTTTTAATTATGTGGCGAGCACGCGATAG
- a CDS encoding (2Fe-2S)-binding protein, translated as MMINKATTTSYLLQNFCISLREPEDLPYPYAIEELMGKTSHLPIIDLQSSQLGNPEWSVVGTLFAKRYSVFSMGLFSAASLFDYQLASSPGIVRFRVTHAAAMEYQTQLAVSNLLSTVDLEQRREQLIAYAKHLLQQLEQIFQSVSAHTGASIPVMWSLTSNNLQNMYARLIVNRSAWQTEERLRLIMADHAALFEPWSGNKIAMKLKPFQHPQVQGGFFYLRRHCCLAYKIKYAGMPAQEDYCSTCPKLSQSERLVILSQESGL; from the coding sequence ATGATGATTAATAAGGCTACGACTACTTCCTATTTGCTTCAAAATTTTTGTATTTCCCTCCGAGAGCCTGAGGATTTGCCCTATCCTTATGCTATTGAAGAGTTAATGGGCAAGACTTCGCATTTGCCCATTATCGACCTACAGTCATCTCAATTAGGTAATCCGGAGTGGAGCGTTGTTGGCACATTATTTGCAAAACGCTATTCCGTATTTTCTATGGGATTGTTCTCGGCAGCTAGTCTCTTTGATTATCAGTTAGCTTCTTCCCCCGGCATTGTGCGCTTTCGTGTGACACATGCTGCGGCGATGGAGTACCAGACGCAGCTTGCTGTTTCCAATCTATTATCAACAGTAGATTTAGAACAGCGCAGAGAACAGTTGATTGCTTATGCAAAGCATCTGCTGCAACAGCTGGAACAGATTTTTCAATCGGTATCCGCACATACAGGAGCAAGTATTCCCGTCATGTGGTCATTGACCTCGAACAATCTGCAAAACATGTATGCTCGACTCATCGTTAATCGGAGTGCCTGGCAGACAGAGGAACGTCTGCGACTTATCATGGCTGATCATGCTGCGTTGTTTGAACCGTGGAGTGGAAATAAGATAGCGATGAAGCTTAAACCCTTTCAGCATCCACAGGTTCAAGGGGGTTTCTTTTATTTACGCAGACATTGCTGCTTAGCTTACAAGATAAAGTATGCAGGAATGCCCGCTCAAGAAGACTACTGCAGCACCTGCCCCAAATTGAGCCAATCAGAAAGGTTAGTAATACTTTCTCAGGAAAGTGGCCTATGA
- a CDS encoding ABC transporter substrate-binding protein — protein MFKNRGIVFLFTTIMLLILVACGDKKEQTTQPAPTQSGSTQETNEPANATTREITHLQGVATVPVKIERIVVLSAAYIDHLLTIGEKPFGVNVEVRYGSDYIPYLVNELEGVHLVGSADSPNLEAIAQLDPDAILVESRTAEKTYAELSKIAPTIVLGKEWLEYGDDTTAWTQDLLTVAELYDKVDLAKAKIAELELKTAEAKAKITALPDNRLAYIRVRDKALQIYAKKGHPTNSLLYNDLGFTPTALTPEEQRADLSLEVAPDLNADYIVMEVDSNGHDNLKMINESTLWNSVAAVKNKQVFETDSFWLFKGWGVIGRGQIIDDKMIY, from the coding sequence ATGTTTAAGAACCGAGGAATAGTATTCCTATTCACTACCATCATGCTGCTTATCTTGGTAGCTTGCGGCGACAAAAAAGAACAAACGACACAACCAGCACCAACCCAATCAGGAAGTACCCAAGAAACCAATGAACCCGCCAATGCAACAACACGAGAAATCACCCATCTACAAGGCGTGGCTACCGTTCCTGTAAAAATTGAAAGAATCGTCGTCCTATCGGCTGCATATATTGATCATCTGCTTACCATTGGCGAAAAACCATTTGGAGTAAACGTAGAAGTACGGTATGGTAGCGATTATATTCCCTATTTAGTGAACGAACTGGAAGGTGTTCATCTTGTAGGGTCTGCGGACAGCCCAAATCTTGAAGCCATCGCGCAGCTTGATCCGGATGCCATTCTCGTCGAGAGTCGAACAGCAGAAAAGACCTACGCCGAGCTGTCGAAGATTGCGCCGACGATTGTACTTGGCAAAGAATGGCTTGAATACGGAGACGATACGACTGCTTGGACCCAGGATTTATTAACGGTTGCAGAGCTGTATGACAAAGTAGACTTAGCGAAAGCAAAAATCGCTGAATTGGAATTGAAGACAGCCGAAGCGAAAGCAAAAATCACAGCTTTACCCGATAATCGTCTTGCCTACATACGGGTAAGAGATAAAGCTCTTCAGATTTATGCAAAAAAAGGGCATCCAACGAACTCACTGCTATATAATGATCTTGGATTTACCCCAACAGCACTCACTCCCGAGGAACAGCGGGCTGATCTATCCTTAGAGGTTGCCCCCGATCTAAATGCAGATTATATCGTAATGGAAGTTGATTCTAATGGCCACGACAATCTGAAGATGATCAATGAAAGTACACTGTGGAATTCAGTTGCTGCCGTGAAGAACAAGCAGGTCTTCGAGACGGATTCTTTCTGGTTATTTAAAGGCTGGGGTGTTATTGGGCGTGGACAAATTATAGATGATAAGATGATATATTGA
- a CDS encoding YjdF family protein, with the protein MKLTVFHDGQYWVGVVEEQNQGKLKAARFIFGTEPKNEEVLEFIRCKILELLSRLTEEVEIKHPGERKVSPKRLARQVAFELSSKGTSSFAQAALKLEYEKRKLQKHAYSKQHEEEKRAYIRKLKVEKAKEKRRGH; encoded by the coding sequence ATGAAGTTAACAGTATTTCATGATGGTCAGTATTGGGTTGGAGTTGTTGAAGAGCAGAATCAAGGGAAATTAAAAGCTGCCAGATTTATTTTTGGCACAGAACCGAAAAATGAGGAAGTTCTAGAATTTATAAGATGTAAAATTTTAGAGCTTCTAAGCAGGCTCACTGAAGAGGTTGAGATCAAACATCCAGGTGAGAGGAAGGTTAGTCCGAAACGACTGGCCAGGCAAGTAGCGTTTGAATTGAGCAGTAAAGGGACTTCTTCTTTCGCACAGGCCGCCCTTAAGCTGGAGTATGAAAAGCGTAAGCTACAAAAGCATGCATATTCAAAGCAACATGAAGAAGAAAAAAGGGCCTATATAAGGAAATTAAAGGTGGAAAAAGCAAAAGAAAAGCGTCGGGGGCATTAA
- a CDS encoding ABC transporter substrate-binding protein translates to MFKLVKRNGMIIMLGVCVMALTACGSGDKATSETAGTTAPATGKKQTLIVYAQDDQNVFGDETKANQLFGDFKKENNVDLQIVSIKSSDFLQKFTISAQGNESIDVLFTNGQFIRNFYSKGLIADITNDITAPADRFNQSALDTYTYGGKLYALPWSGATTSAMYYNKALFEKYNLKVPTTFEELTAVSKVFNENGIAPISFGGGDKFMYPMWYFETLAQTSGNDSVNRTFAALQGKAKFTDPDFVEAMEDLGKFGKDKILQDGVNGTNMDAARALFIAEKAAMFYGGSWELDGFSKALADKLDVALFPTVKAGAKVQMTGAGGDGVALYAKVAPEKRDLAVKLIEYFTSDAVHQKYVDISGMALPANKNVPTKGSDVVAKLKDEHIPVTVTFLDWYWPKEITEEFQAQIQAVVGQILPANEAMAKIQAVYDKLKAGGYDFDSTK, encoded by the coding sequence ATGTTTAAATTAGTAAAGCGCAATGGAATGATTATAATGTTGGGCGTATGTGTGATGGCATTAACAGCTTGTGGAAGTGGGGATAAAGCAACATCAGAAACCGCGGGAACAACAGCACCAGCCACCGGTAAGAAACAAACATTAATTGTATACGCACAGGATGATCAGAATGTGTTCGGCGATGAAACGAAAGCTAATCAGCTGTTCGGTGATTTCAAAAAAGAAAATAATGTCGATCTGCAAATCGTCTCGATTAAATCCAGTGACTTTTTACAGAAGTTTACGATTTCAGCTCAAGGCAATGAATCCATAGATGTGTTATTTACAAACGGACAATTCATTCGTAATTTCTACTCTAAAGGCTTAATAGCTGATATAACGAATGATATTACAGCACCGGCAGACCGCTTTAACCAAAGCGCTTTAGATACTTATACTTACGGTGGAAAGCTCTACGCATTGCCTTGGAGCGGCGCTACAACAAGCGCTATGTATTACAATAAAGCTCTTTTCGAGAAATATAATTTGAAGGTACCAACTACCTTTGAAGAGCTTACAGCCGTTTCGAAGGTCTTTAATGAGAATGGGATTGCACCTATTTCTTTTGGCGGTGGAGATAAATTCATGTATCCAATGTGGTACTTTGAAACCTTGGCCCAGACCTCGGGGAATGATTCCGTTAATCGGACCTTTGCAGCCTTACAGGGTAAAGCAAAGTTTACAGATCCTGATTTTGTTGAAGCCATGGAAGATCTCGGGAAATTCGGAAAAGATAAAATCCTTCAAGATGGTGTGAACGGAACTAATATGGATGCCGCGCGTGCTTTGTTTATTGCTGAGAAAGCAGCTATGTTCTACGGTGGAAGCTGGGAATTGGATGGCTTCAGCAAAGCTCTAGCCGATAAGCTTGACGTAGCTTTGTTCCCTACAGTTAAAGCAGGAGCTAAGGTTCAAATGACCGGTGCAGGTGGAGATGGTGTTGCTTTGTATGCCAAGGTTGCACCAGAGAAAAGAGATTTAGCGGTGAAATTAATAGAGTATTTTACATCCGATGCTGTTCATCAGAAGTATGTAGACATTAGCGGAATGGCGCTCCCAGCCAATAAAAATGTACCTACTAAGGGCAGTGATGTTGTAGCTAAGCTTAAGGATGAACATATTCCAGTGACCGTAACGTTCTTAGATTGGTATTGGCCGAAGGAAATTACCGAAGAATTCCAAGCCCAAATTCAAGCGGTTGTAGGTCAGATACTACCAGCGAATGAGGCCATGGCTAAAATTCAAGCGGTATATGATAAGTTGAAAGCGGGCGGCTATGATTTCGATAGCACTAAGTAA
- a CDS encoding MerR family transcriptional regulator, producing the protein MYTISDVAKLLGITAHTLRYYEKEKIIAPIRNANGERVYDDSNLAWLRFVMRLKQTQMPISQIREYAHLYLEGEHTAQARLNLLEDHRISVQSQIRNLTATEKVLKDKIAAYKDFITKGTGIR; encoded by the coding sequence ATGTATACGATCAGCGATGTAGCCAAATTATTGGGGATAACTGCACACACACTGAGATATTATGAAAAGGAAAAGATTATTGCTCCGATACGTAATGCGAATGGAGAACGAGTATATGATGACTCCAATCTTGCATGGCTGCGATTTGTGATGAGGTTGAAACAAACCCAAATGCCGATCTCACAAATCAGAGAATATGCGCATTTATATTTAGAAGGAGAGCATACGGCCCAAGCCCGTTTGAATCTTCTCGAAGATCATAGAATCTCTGTTCAGAGTCAAATCAGAAACTTAACAGCCACAGAGAAGGTGCTGAAAGACAAAATTGCAGCCTACAAAGATTTCATTACTAAAGGGACAGGCATTCGCTAA
- a CDS encoding iron-siderophore ABC transporter substrate-binding protein — protein sequence MNTNRKFTLITLLISAMLIIALVGCSSKESTPTTSPAATESSANTETPAPQDENTEYPIVIKHAFGETVIKSKPERVATVQWANHDVVLALGVVPVGFSAANFGVQDGSGLLPWTAKKLEELGVKNPNVFKDTDGLDFEAISDSNPDVILAAYSGITQEDYNLLSKIAPVIAYPNAPWATTWREQVLLNATGMGMKAEGEQLIKDTESLVNDKLSQYPQIKGKKVVWVNFSGKDMSKLHIYTPVDSRVSFLFELGMVYPESISKQITDPTSYSLNLSAENAADLYDADLIIGYGNEELYQAVKADSLLGKIPAIQRGSVVFIDSDTPLVAAGTPNPLSISYTIDEYLKLIGGAINKINE from the coding sequence ATGAACACAAACCGTAAGTTCACACTAATAACATTATTAATCTCGGCTATGCTAATAATAGCGCTAGTAGGTTGTTCTAGTAAGGAATCAACTCCGACAACGTCTCCAGCTGCGACTGAATCGTCGGCAAATACTGAAACACCGGCCCCCCAAGATGAAAATACTGAATATCCGATCGTAATCAAGCATGCTTTTGGTGAAACTGTAATTAAGAGCAAGCCAGAACGTGTGGCTACCGTTCAATGGGCCAATCACGATGTTGTTCTAGCACTTGGCGTTGTTCCTGTAGGATTCTCAGCAGCGAATTTCGGCGTTCAAGATGGCAGTGGACTTTTGCCTTGGACAGCTAAAAAGCTCGAGGAACTTGGCGTAAAGAACCCAAATGTTTTCAAAGATACAGACGGTCTTGATTTTGAAGCTATTTCAGATTCTAACCCCGATGTTATTCTTGCAGCTTACTCTGGTATAACTCAGGAAGACTACAATCTTCTTAGTAAAATCGCTCCAGTGATAGCCTATCCGAATGCTCCTTGGGCTACTACATGGCGTGAACAAGTTCTGCTGAATGCAACGGGAATGGGCATGAAAGCAGAAGGCGAACAACTTATTAAGGACACAGAGAGCTTGGTTAACGACAAGCTAAGCCAATATCCGCAGATTAAAGGCAAAAAAGTGGTTTGGGTGAACTTCTCGGGTAAAGATATGTCTAAATTACACATTTATACCCCTGTAGACTCTCGCGTCTCTTTCCTGTTTGAACTGGGGATGGTTTATCCTGAAAGTATTTCGAAGCAGATTACGGATCCTACCAGCTACTCATTGAATTTAAGCGCCGAGAATGCTGCAGACCTTTATGATGCAGATCTCATTATTGGATATGGTAATGAAGAGCTGTATCAAGCCGTTAAAGCCGATTCCTTGCTTGGCAAAATTCCTGCGATCCAAAGAGGATCTGTTGTGTTTATTGATAGCGATACGCCTCTAGTAGCTGCTGGAACCCCAAATCCACTTTCCATTTCTTATACCATCGACGAATACCTGAAATTAATCGGTGGAGCTATTAACAAAATAAATGAATAG
- a CDS encoding LPXTG cell wall anchor domain-containing protein, which translates to MDNWRNQHYPPTPAGEDLFNYYISLNPIGPTYTETDVDVFDQQLSLDANDNLVVSVSYKAKEKNYDGTVIVPSVQLDSATKARYPNASVVESTYTNVSLDSRAFTITIANGDYDDTASDVDIGLQFMLRQSVNDVFITSSARYVADIQDLGAVAVNVLDVQRNVLLKFNNPVQPTPTPTPTPTPTPTPTEEPELVEEPTPTPTEELELVEEPTPTPIEEPELVEEPTPTPIEPTIEKVEIKVLPKTGEESKTLFYVAGAVFIVVALWLLRRRSSVGRG; encoded by the coding sequence TTGGATAACTGGCGTAATCAGCATTATCCCCCAACACCAGCGGGAGAGGATTTGTTTAATTACTACATCAGTTTAAATCCTATAGGGCCAACGTATACAGAAACGGATGTGGATGTATTTGATCAGCAATTATCACTTGATGCGAATGATAACCTTGTTGTATCGGTATCCTATAAAGCAAAAGAAAAGAACTATGATGGAACTGTCATTGTACCATCAGTCCAGCTTGATAGTGCTACGAAGGCTAGATATCCAAATGCGTCTGTAGTTGAATCAACATACACCAATGTAAGTCTTGACAGTAGGGCGTTCACGATAACAATCGCTAATGGCGATTATGATGATACGGCTTCGGATGTAGATATTGGACTCCAATTTATGCTGCGTCAATCTGTCAACGATGTGTTCATCACTTCGTCAGCAAGATATGTCGCTGATATTCAAGATTTAGGCGCGGTCGCAGTCAATGTATTGGATGTGCAAAGAAATGTGCTATTGAAATTTAATAATCCCGTGCAGCCAACACCGACGCCAACACCGACGCCAACACCGACACCAACGCCAACAGAAGAACCAGAACTGGTAGAAGAGCCAACACCGACGCCAACAGAAGAACTAGAACTGGTAGAAGAGCCAACACCGACACCAATAGAAGAACCAGAACTGGTAGAAGAGCCAACACCAACGCCAATTGAACCGACAATCGAAAAGGTAGAAATAAAAGTCCTTCCTAAAACGGGTGAGGAAAGTAAAACTTTATTTTATGTTGCAGGAGCGGTATTTATTGTCGTCGCTTTGTGGTTATTAAGAAGAAGATCTAGCGTGGGTAGAGGTTGA